A portion of the Bifidobacterium bifidum ATCC 29521 = JCM 1255 = DSM 20456 genome contains these proteins:
- a CDS encoding LacI family DNA-binding transcriptional regulator gives MATLKEVAGRAGVSQSTVSRLLNDPSFSIKEETRRRVLRVCEEMGYRNVFRPAIAVLDAPPSGEELQDAYFADLRKVLAERAESLELDQLTFIRSIHELTERATEFDGFITVGAPVFPEADLRALHMVLPHGVCIDTNPAPRLFDSVCPDLSQTMLDALDAMIAAGRSHIAFLGGVGSIMGMHDYPEDIRELSFRQWAAHLGLETDGLVYSSGTFTVENGYRLAEQLVADHREAGSMPDGLIVAADVLAVGALQALNALRVEVPDELAVVSVNNQSIARYTSPPLSSYAIDQRELARMAFSTLIDGLKHERRVRRHILLTTELVPRASFVPQA, from the coding sequence ATGGCCACGCTCAAGGAAGTCGCGGGACGGGCCGGGGTGTCGCAGAGCACGGTGTCACGCTTGTTGAACGACCCGTCGTTCTCCATCAAGGAGGAGACGCGTCGGCGTGTGTTGCGCGTGTGCGAGGAGATGGGGTATCGCAACGTGTTCCGTCCCGCGATCGCGGTGTTGGATGCGCCTCCGTCCGGGGAGGAATTGCAGGACGCGTACTTCGCCGATCTGCGGAAGGTTCTTGCGGAGCGTGCGGAGTCGTTGGAATTGGACCAGCTCACGTTCATCCGGTCCATACACGAGTTGACGGAACGCGCAACGGAGTTTGATGGGTTCATCACCGTGGGAGCCCCGGTGTTTCCCGAAGCGGACCTGCGAGCCCTGCATATGGTGCTCCCGCATGGCGTGTGCATCGACACGAATCCGGCGCCGCGCCTGTTCGACTCCGTGTGTCCCGATCTGTCGCAGACGATGCTGGACGCCTTGGACGCGATGATCGCGGCGGGCCGCAGTCATATCGCGTTTCTCGGCGGCGTGGGCAGCATCATGGGCATGCATGACTATCCCGAGGACATTCGCGAGCTGTCGTTCCGTCAGTGGGCCGCGCATCTGGGATTGGAAACGGACGGATTGGTGTATTCGTCCGGCACGTTCACCGTGGAGAACGGCTATCGTCTCGCGGAGCAGTTGGTGGCTGACCATCGTGAGGCCGGCAGCATGCCCGATGGTTTGATCGTGGCCGCCGACGTGCTTGCGGTGGGGGCGTTGCAGGCGTTGAACGCACTGCGCGTGGAGGTTCCCGACGAGTTGGCCGTGGTGAGTGTGAACAACCAGTCGATCGCCCGGTACACGTCGCCGCCGCTGAGTTCGTATGCGATCGATCAAAGGGAGTTGGCCCGCATGGCGTTCTCCACCCTGATCGATGGGTTGAAGCATGAGCGGCGGGTGCGTCGTCACATCCTGCTGACGACCGAACTGGTGCCGCGCGCAAGCTTCGTTCCTCAGGCGTAA
- a CDS encoding sensor histidine kinase, whose product MKKPEYPSSNGSHSSHPKLRLPFQWSTRRRLVTTIVIVFFMLTGVVTAMTYYVVNRQLETVTVNKSFTQAEDADEQHSLNSQAIPPDSGKDYVSAGYDSGKDALTLTMEQGDIKSRDLILAVSIAPIIVFGILSGGITWIIATRTQRRINSVASQIIASDAGLERQPIVIPYENDEAYTIASAYNLMLKDLNSAISREKEFIADASHELKNPLAATSAALEIPLHNQLFDERCRPFVEKALASNHAGVEIVNHLLELSKVQQLNRADLSRVNVAEIIRNVLQENMELIGDRVQVHTNLENAYILADGLLIRQMIANLITNAIQHNRAAQPHVWINLANDRQYEGESCIAIDISNTGMDLSDTRIDDFLSPFNRGEDNRINTHVGSASPHHGLGLSIVQEIVAMHHGHLSLQARPEGGLRIIILLPDTL is encoded by the coding sequence ATGAAAAAGCCTGAATATCCTTCGTCGAATGGGAGCCATTCCAGCCATCCGAAACTGCGTTTACCGTTTCAGTGGTCTACAAGGAGAAGATTGGTCACCACGATCGTCATCGTGTTCTTCATGCTTACCGGAGTGGTGACCGCCATGACATATTATGTCGTGAACCGGCAACTGGAAACAGTGACCGTAAATAAATCTTTTACTCAGGCAGAAGATGCCGATGAACAACATAGTTTGAATTCGCAAGCCATTCCTCCTGACTCCGGTAAGGATTACGTTTCTGCCGGGTATGACTCCGGTAAGGATGCTTTAACGCTAACTATGGAACAAGGAGACATAAAATCCCGGGATCTGATATTGGCGGTAAGCATAGCCCCCATCATTGTTTTCGGCATATTATCTGGAGGAATAACTTGGATTATCGCCACTAGGACACAACGAAGAATCAATAGTGTGGCCTCTCAGATTATCGCGTCCGACGCTGGATTGGAAAGGCAACCTATCGTTATTCCATATGAAAACGACGAGGCGTACACTATTGCATCCGCATACAACCTCATGTTAAAGGATCTCAACAGCGCAATCAGTCGGGAAAAGGAATTTATCGCCGATGCGTCACATGAGTTAAAAAATCCACTTGCGGCCACTTCGGCCGCATTGGAGATTCCGCTGCACAACCAGCTTTTCGATGAGCGTTGCAGACCTTTCGTCGAAAAGGCTTTGGCTTCAAATCATGCTGGGGTTGAAATCGTCAATCATCTGCTCGAATTGTCGAAAGTTCAGCAATTAAACCGAGCTGACCTTAGCCGAGTTAATGTAGCTGAGATCATTCGCAATGTTCTTCAGGAAAATATGGAACTTATCGGAGATAGAGTTCAAGTACATACCAATCTGGAGAATGCATATATCCTAGCCGATGGTCTGCTAATTAGACAGATGATTGCAAACCTTATTACGAATGCCATTCAGCATAATCGTGCGGCTCAACCACATGTATGGATAAACTTAGCCAACGACAGGCAATACGAAGGCGAGTCCTGCATTGCGATAGACATATCCAATACCGGCATGGATCTTTCCGATACGAGGATAGATGATTTCCTGTCACCTTTTAACAGAGGGGAGGATAATAGGATAAATACGCATGTGGGATCTGCATCACCTCATCACGGATTGGGTTTATCCATAGTGCAAGAGATTGTCGCTATGCATCATGGCCATTTGAGTCTGCAGGCGCGGCCGGAAGGTGGATTGAGAATCATAATTCTTTTACCTGACACGCTATAA
- a CDS encoding response regulator transcription factor, with protein MKVLIVEDNANLADVVRMGLSMEGMEAKAVYDGRDALEELNSGEWNMLILDRDLPGLHGDEIAKRLSERRDPIHILMLTAASQTEDIVRGLDLGADDYLTKPFEYAELLARVNAVRRRLSMVNDMVYNRDDFSADFRTGSITVRGAELKFGKRELAVLRTLIEARGAVISAECLYREIWQDDHAHTRGIVKTTIYAIRTKIGITDFIETVPGQGYRIS; from the coding sequence ATGAAGGTTCTGATTGTCGAAGACAACGCCAATCTCGCTGATGTGGTACGGATGGGACTCTCCATGGAAGGCATGGAGGCAAAAGCTGTTTACGATGGCCGGGATGCCCTGGAGGAACTGAATTCCGGGGAGTGGAACATGCTGATACTTGATCGCGATCTTCCCGGACTGCATGGTGACGAAATCGCTAAGAGGTTAAGCGAACGGCGTGATCCCATACACATTCTCATGTTGACCGCGGCATCTCAGACCGAGGACATAGTCCGCGGGCTTGATCTTGGGGCAGATGACTATTTAACGAAACCATTTGAATACGCCGAACTGCTGGCCAGAGTTAATGCGGTGCGTCGGCGTTTGAGCATGGTGAATGACATGGTCTACAACCGGGATGACTTTTCTGCGGACTTCAGAACGGGATCCATCACGGTTCGCGGTGCAGAACTAAAGTTTGGGAAACGAGAACTTGCCGTATTGAGGACGCTGATTGAGGCGCGAGGTGCGGTGATTAGTGCGGAATGTCTATATCGTGAGATTTGGCAGGATGATCACGCTCATACGAGAGGAATCGTCAAGACCACAATCTATGCGATTCGCACGAAAATCGGAATCACTGATTTCATTGAAACCGTTCCCGGACAAGGATATCGCATATCATGA
- a CDS encoding peptidoglycan-binding domain-containing protein — protein MAACLAAGMGLAVGLERTMTPPSLSDSSDAGNLALGSEEFDDVRSLNVDVTASPAGGVAFPVSGRVTFASCPADGVVRSGSREYGVDGTPLVSLHTDTPLYRDLAYGDKGDDVTALQNELAALGYGGSRSGVFDWATWDAWRRLYAANAGTATAAARVQQGAFSRALAVWLPAQTMSVSCAASLGSTVTGDSTDSLAFRSLAGVASVKAASLPDGRIQGDRVVEINGRDYPIGDDGIVSDTAALQAMAGWSTYTGAHKDGEDVTSVTVTYKLKKPIGVYSVPASALTGLKGSDGCVVATDGTSVKAHVAGSSLGRTLVTIDGKAPASIKADPGQAVCDAR, from the coding sequence ATGGCCGCGTGTCTGGCGGCGGGCATGGGCCTGGCCGTGGGGCTGGAGCGGACGATGACGCCGCCGTCCCTGTCGGATTCCTCGGATGCGGGAAATCTCGCGTTGGGGTCGGAGGAGTTCGACGACGTGCGTTCCCTAAACGTGGACGTGACGGCGTCGCCGGCCGGTGGGGTCGCGTTCCCGGTGTCGGGCCGGGTCACGTTCGCGTCGTGCCCCGCGGACGGCGTGGTGCGTTCGGGCTCACGCGAGTACGGCGTGGATGGCACGCCTCTGGTGAGCCTGCACACGGACACTCCCCTGTACCGCGATCTGGCGTACGGGGACAAGGGCGACGACGTGACAGCGTTGCAGAACGAGCTGGCCGCGCTCGGCTACGGCGGCTCCCGGTCGGGCGTGTTCGACTGGGCCACGTGGGACGCGTGGCGGCGCCTGTACGCGGCGAACGCCGGCACGGCCACGGCGGCGGCCCGAGTCCAGCAGGGCGCGTTCTCCCGCGCGTTGGCGGTGTGGCTGCCCGCGCAGACGATGAGCGTGTCATGCGCGGCGTCGCTGGGTTCGACCGTGACCGGCGATTCGACGGATTCGCTCGCGTTCCGCAGTCTGGCCGGGGTCGCGTCGGTCAAGGCCGCGTCCCTGCCGGACGGCCGCATCCAAGGCGATCGCGTGGTCGAAATCAACGGCAGGGACTATCCCATCGGCGACGACGGCATCGTATCGGACACGGCCGCGTTGCAGGCGATGGCGGGATGGTCCACGTACACGGGCGCGCACAAGGACGGCGAGGACGTCACGAGCGTGACCGTGACCTACAAGCTCAAAAAGCCGATCGGCGTGTACTCGGTGCCAGCGTCCGCGCTCACCGGGCTCAAGGGCAGCGACGGATGCGTAGTGGCGACCGACGGCACAAGCGTCAAGGCGCACGTGGCCGGCAGCTCATTGGGCCGCACGCTGGTCACGATCGACGGCAAGGCGCCCGCGAGCATCAAGGCCGATCCGGGACAGGCGGTGTGCGATGCGCGTTGA
- a CDS encoding ABC transporter ATP-binding protein: MRVDLDHVGHRYADGPLLFHDLTASLMPGHVYALTGPSGAGKSTLLGIIAGWTTPAEGQVTRQGIDSMRWIFQNPHGVAQRTAIDHVSLPLLVKGLPRREAEEQARTLMDRFNLTRVTDRRFAELSGGEAQRLMLARAFAAQPSLMLVDEPTAQLDMHTAATVSESLSRIARNDTIVVVSTHDPNTRDACTDIIDLKNYQ; this comes from the coding sequence ATGCGCGTTGACCTCGACCACGTCGGCCACCGGTACGCCGACGGTCCGCTCCTGTTCCACGATCTGACCGCGAGCCTCATGCCCGGGCACGTGTACGCGCTGACCGGGCCGAGCGGCGCGGGCAAGTCCACGCTGCTCGGCATCATCGCCGGCTGGACCACGCCCGCCGAAGGCCAAGTGACCCGGCAGGGAATCGACTCGATGCGCTGGATTTTCCAGAACCCGCACGGCGTGGCCCAACGCACCGCGATCGACCACGTCAGCCTGCCCCTGCTCGTCAAGGGGCTCCCGCGCCGCGAGGCCGAGGAACAGGCGCGCACGCTCATGGACCGGTTCAACCTGACCCGGGTCACCGACCGCAGGTTCGCGGAACTGTCCGGCGGAGAGGCCCAGCGCCTCATGCTCGCCCGCGCGTTCGCGGCCCAGCCCTCGCTCATGCTCGTGGACGAGCCCACCGCCCAGCTCGACATGCACACTGCGGCCACGGTCAGCGAATCCCTCTCCCGTATCGCCCGCAACGACACGATCGTCGTGGTCTCCACCCACGACCCGAACACGCGCGACGCGTGCACCGACATCATCGATTTGAAGAACTACCAATGA
- a CDS encoding ABC transporter permease yields MTFVARSVRYVLRKRVRTIVLLIVLTIITASMLSTIAVSRAAQQAAGRIEKEAVGGFVLASNLQGSMLTPRGGGMVRPADVRRIAQLPGVDSYMVRQNATADLVGANVAKVPGGDDYDATKEQQFGNAANVIGTNDSSKLNVFTSRTLGMAEGRHLKASDKYTSMIHEDLAKANGLKVGDTLTLKANAYDADNESHSTATVKTTIVGIFKGDSARKVSSRAELTANTIYTDLDTTRDLYQYKDGKEIYQDATFVLSKGVDVEKTMDAAKKLPVDWNNYQITRNDQYSSSMLHAARGVRSMMRGALIGVTVSAVLVLSLMLLLWMNDRRQEMGILVSLGVGKPSLVAQYLTEMVLIGLPSLALGWLCAQGMAQWLGTTALHSVNASAAKELSSMGQVGGDLESSMSVRTLDSLTVSVDGTAMLYVALGLLAVMLVCVAVACIPMLRKSPRDLSEIR; encoded by the coding sequence ATGACGTTCGTTGCACGGTCGGTGCGCTATGTTCTCAGAAAACGAGTGCGAACCATAGTGCTCCTCATAGTATTGACCATCATAACAGCGAGCATGCTATCCACGATCGCGGTTTCTCGAGCAGCTCAACAGGCCGCCGGACGAATCGAGAAGGAAGCGGTCGGCGGATTCGTGCTGGCCAGCAATCTGCAGGGCAGCATGCTCACGCCTCGCGGAGGCGGCATGGTGCGTCCCGCCGACGTGCGCAGGATCGCCCAACTGCCCGGGGTCGATTCGTATATGGTCCGTCAGAACGCCACCGCCGACCTCGTGGGGGCGAATGTGGCGAAGGTCCCCGGCGGCGATGATTACGATGCGACCAAGGAGCAGCAGTTCGGCAACGCCGCCAACGTCATAGGCACGAATGATTCGTCGAAACTCAACGTGTTCACGTCGCGCACGCTCGGCATGGCCGAAGGACGGCATCTGAAGGCCTCCGACAAGTACACGTCGATGATCCATGAGGATCTCGCCAAAGCCAACGGGCTCAAAGTCGGAGACACGCTCACGCTCAAGGCCAACGCCTACGACGCCGACAACGAATCACATTCGACGGCGACCGTCAAGACCACCATCGTGGGCATATTCAAGGGCGACAGCGCCAGAAAGGTATCCAGCCGAGCGGAACTGACCGCCAACACCATCTACACCGATCTGGATACCACACGCGATCTGTACCAGTACAAGGACGGCAAGGAAATATACCAGGACGCCACCTTCGTGCTGTCCAAGGGCGTTGACGTGGAGAAGACCATGGACGCCGCAAAGAAACTCCCGGTGGATTGGAACAACTATCAGATCACGCGCAACGACCAGTATTCATCGAGCATGCTGCATGCCGCCCGCGGCGTGCGCTCCATGATGCGCGGCGCCCTGATCGGCGTGACCGTCTCGGCCGTGCTCGTGCTCAGTCTCATGCTGCTGCTGTGGATGAACGACCGCCGTCAGGAGATGGGCATACTGGTGTCCCTTGGCGTCGGCAAGCCCTCCCTGGTCGCCCAATACCTCACCGAGATGGTGCTGATCGGTCTGCCGTCCCTTGCCCTCGGCTGGCTGTGCGCGCAGGGAATGGCCCAATGGCTCGGCACCACGGCGCTCCATTCCGTGAACGCCTCCGCGGCGAAGGAGCTGAGCAGCATGGGACAGGTCGGCGGCGACCTTGAATCCAGCATGTCGGTGCGCACCCTGGATTCGCTCACGGTGTCGGTCGACGGGACCGCCATGCTGTACGTGGCGCTCGGATTGTTGGCGGTGATGCTGGTGTGCGTCGCGGTGGCGTGCATACCGATGCTGCGCAAATCGCCGCGAGACCTGTCGGAGATTCGATGA
- a CDS encoding ABC transporter permease — MMSMNVWKRATLAIVRKPVRSGIIGLLMLMVFTSLVAQVGVSTALRTMSDSIGAGMGIGFTVSAGENPISAEEASRFSRIPGVTKTAYATKTLAQVDGARPVMPRQGPRLDSDLAMQVSVLGTTDSSLSEEFQSGLYRLEQGRHISGDGDNVLVHRDFALQNGLSVGSTFRLRQEGRNATVRVAGIFSGNVQAQSPLPSDTSENLIYSGRRVTSALTGNDQIGMIRCLSDNPQDLSAAVSQAKTMAGGKYDVTDDSARLSGVLQSVQTVRDLVRMVLLSVCLADVLVLAMALVFWIRSRIHEIGTLLALGIGKMRIVAQLAIETGLMAVVAALCSLGTGAMLSGYVSSRLLRDSGVAPLESLHVEALPPEQTLLILLLGCAVIAVALAVSCAAVLSKSPKSILSSMR; from the coding sequence ATGATGAGCATGAATGTGTGGAAGCGTGCCACGTTGGCGATCGTACGCAAGCCGGTACGCAGCGGCATCATCGGTCTGCTGATGCTGATGGTCTTCACGAGCCTGGTGGCGCAGGTCGGAGTCTCGACGGCCCTGCGTACCATGTCCGACAGCATCGGCGCGGGCATGGGCATAGGGTTTACCGTCAGCGCCGGCGAGAATCCCATCAGCGCCGAGGAGGCGAGCCGGTTCTCGCGTATCCCCGGTGTGACGAAGACCGCCTATGCGACGAAGACCTTGGCGCAGGTGGATGGCGCGCGCCCGGTCATGCCCCGGCAGGGCCCCCGATTGGACTCCGATCTGGCCATGCAGGTCAGCGTGCTGGGCACCACCGATTCCTCATTGTCCGAGGAATTCCAGAGCGGCCTGTACCGTCTGGAGCAGGGCCGCCATATCTCGGGCGACGGCGACAATGTGCTGGTCCACCGCGACTTCGCGCTGCAGAACGGCCTATCGGTCGGCTCGACATTCCGTCTCCGGCAGGAGGGGCGCAACGCCACGGTGCGTGTGGCCGGGATCTTCTCCGGCAACGTGCAGGCCCAAAGCCCCTTGCCCTCGGACACTTCCGAGAACCTCATCTATTCGGGTAGGCGAGTGACCTCCGCTCTGACCGGAAACGACCAGATCGGCATGATCCGATGCCTGTCGGATAATCCGCAGGACCTGTCCGCGGCGGTCAGTCAGGCCAAGACCATGGCCGGCGGCAAGTACGACGTCACCGACGATTCGGCCCGGCTCTCCGGCGTCCTGCAATCCGTGCAGACGGTGCGTGATCTGGTGCGCATGGTGCTGCTGTCCGTCTGCCTCGCGGACGTACTGGTGCTGGCGATGGCGCTGGTCTTCTGGATTCGCTCACGCATCCATGAGATAGGCACGCTTCTGGCCCTCGGCATCGGCAAGATGCGGATCGTCGCACAACTCGCCATCGAAACCGGACTCATGGCGGTGGTCGCCGCCCTGTGTTCGCTGGGCACCGGCGCCATGCTGTCGGGATACGTGTCTTCCCGACTGTTGCGCGATTCGGGCGTCGCGCCGTTGGAATCGTTGCACGTGGAGGCCTTGCCGCCTGAGCAGACGCTGCTCATCCTGCTGCTCGGATGCGCGGTCATCGCCGTGGCCCTTGCCGTGTCATGCGCCGCCGTGCTGTCCAAATCCCCGAAATCCATTCTTTCCTCTATGCGTTAG
- a CDS encoding ABC transporter ATP-binding protein, with product MSNCLQLDHVDYAYGAAKILVLSDVSADFESGKMYAITGPSGAGKSTLLSLLAGLDAPSRGVVRFEGEDIATSGYAKHRREHVSLVFQDHNLIDYLTPEENLRLVSTKADMKILEELGLSREESKRNIMHLSGGQRQRVAVGRALVAPGRAILADEPTGSLDPKMTDEVIHLLQHAAHQLGKCVIVVTHSKRVADSADVVLRLRSKKLARV from the coding sequence ATGTCTAACTGTCTGCAACTGGACCATGTCGATTACGCCTACGGCGCGGCGAAGATCCTTGTTCTTTCGGATGTCAGCGCGGATTTCGAATCCGGGAAGATGTATGCGATCACCGGCCCGTCCGGCGCCGGCAAGAGCACGCTGCTGTCGCTGCTGGCCGGCCTGGACGCCCCCTCCCGGGGAGTGGTCCGCTTCGAAGGGGAGGACATCGCCACATCGGGCTATGCGAAGCACCGTCGAGAGCACGTGTCCCTGGTGTTCCAGGACCATAACCTGATCGACTACCTCACCCCCGAAGAGAACCTGCGGCTGGTCAGCACCAAGGCCGATATGAAGATCCTCGAGGAACTGGGTTTGAGCCGTGAGGAATCCAAGCGCAACATCATGCACCTGTCGGGCGGCCAGCGTCAACGGGTGGCGGTCGGCCGCGCGCTGGTCGCCCCGGGCCGCGCGATCCTCGCGGACGAGCCGACGGGCAGCCTCGACCCGAAGATGACCGACGAGGTGATTCATCTGCTGCAGCACGCCGCCCATCAGCTCGGCAAATGCGTGATCGTGGTGACGCATTCCAAGCGCGTCGCCGACTCCGCCGATGTCGTGCTGCGTCTCAGGAGCAAGAAACTGGCCCGGGTGTGA
- a CDS encoding Gfo/Idh/MocA family protein, whose amino-acid sequence MSRLNGRRAEAEAQGLRINVAILGAGRIAHSMARTLVAMAADPRYAGLVAPYAVAARDGGRAAAFAAEYGFPVSYGSYDELLADPDVDLVYIATPHSLHAEQGIACLKAGKNILVEKSFTANAAQARALLDAADGSGLLCTEAIWTRYMPSRAIVDRIVASGAIGELRSISANLCYPVSGKARMSDPAMAGGALLDVGVYPLNFIDMVMGGHGEVPVERVETSMTPYAPTGVDAQNSTTLYYANGVMAVSTSSMLACSDRAGCIWGDKGYVVCRNINNIEAIDVYGADHAVAEHYDVPAQLTGYEYQVAAAANAILDGREECAEMPHADSLRIVELMDELRAKWGLKYPFE is encoded by the coding sequence ATGAGCAGACTGAACGGCAGACGTGCCGAGGCCGAAGCGCAGGGGTTGCGCATCAACGTGGCGATTCTGGGCGCCGGGCGCATCGCGCATTCGATGGCGCGAACACTGGTGGCGATGGCGGCGGACCCGCGGTATGCCGGTCTGGTAGCGCCGTATGCGGTCGCCGCGCGTGACGGGGGCAGGGCCGCGGCGTTCGCGGCCGAATACGGGTTCCCGGTGTCGTATGGCTCGTATGACGAGCTGCTGGCCGACCCGGACGTGGATCTGGTGTATATCGCCACGCCGCACAGCCTGCACGCCGAGCAGGGCATCGCCTGCCTGAAGGCCGGCAAGAACATCCTGGTCGAAAAGTCGTTCACCGCGAACGCCGCGCAGGCCCGTGCGCTGCTCGATGCGGCCGACGGCAGCGGTCTGCTGTGCACGGAGGCTATCTGGACGCGCTACATGCCGTCGCGGGCCATCGTCGACCGGATCGTGGCCTCCGGCGCGATCGGCGAGCTGCGGTCGATTTCGGCGAACCTGTGCTATCCGGTGTCGGGCAAGGCGCGTATGAGCGATCCCGCGATGGCTGGAGGGGCGCTGCTCGACGTCGGCGTGTACCCGCTCAATTTCATCGACATGGTGATGGGCGGCCACGGCGAGGTGCCGGTCGAGCGCGTCGAGACGTCGATGACGCCATACGCCCCGACCGGCGTGGACGCGCAGAACTCGACCACGCTGTATTACGCCAATGGCGTGATGGCGGTGTCCACGTCGTCGATGCTCGCCTGCTCCGACCGTGCGGGCTGCATTTGGGGCGACAAGGGGTACGTGGTGTGCCGCAACATCAACAACATCGAAGCGATCGACGTATACGGCGCCGACCATGCCGTGGCGGAGCATTACGATGTGCCGGCGCAGCTGACCGGTTACGAGTATCAGGTCGCCGCCGCGGCGAACGCGATTCTCGACGGGCGCGAGGAGTGCGCCGAGATGCCGCACGCCGATTCGCTGCGCATCGTCGAGCTCATGGACGAGCTGCGGGCGAAGTGGGGGCTGAAGTATCCGTTCGAGTGA
- a CDS encoding low molecular weight protein-tyrosine-phosphatase codes for MTQQHPYTVMTVCTGNICRSPMAEIILRAEFESRGIGEDRVRVLSSGVSDEEYGHPIDPRAVRVLRADGYEIPTHHFAHRVTREEIKETDLFLPMTASHMRALLRQLPSSKRAEVHMYRSFDPNLPKPAAGREDSIDLVDPWYGGPHEFQVAIGQIQEVAPYIVDWVERQIG; via the coding sequence ATGACACAGCAGCACCCATACACCGTGATGACCGTGTGCACGGGCAACATCTGCCGCTCGCCCATGGCGGAGATCATCCTTCGCGCCGAATTCGAGTCGCGTGGGATAGGGGAGGACCGCGTGCGCGTCCTGTCCAGCGGCGTGAGCGACGAGGAGTACGGCCATCCTATCGACCCGCGCGCCGTGCGCGTGCTGCGGGCCGACGGGTATGAGATCCCCACGCATCATTTCGCCCATCGCGTCACGCGCGAGGAGATCAAGGAAACCGACCTGTTCCTGCCGATGACGGCCTCGCATATGCGCGCACTGCTGCGGCAGCTGCCGTCCTCCAAGCGCGCCGAAGTGCACATGTACCGCAGTTTCGACCCGAACCTGCCCAAGCCGGCGGCCGGCCGCGAGGACTCCATCGACCTGGTGGATCCCTGGTATGGCGGGCCCCACGAGTTCCAGGTGGCCATCGGCCAGATTCAGGAGGTCGCGCCGTACATCGTCGATTGGGTGGAACGGCAGATCGGATGA
- a CDS encoding dihydrofolate reductase: protein MEHDSSRNGYHEPEPGFAGQEKADDWGDDFPKTFSVNLIWAEADDKDGRPGAIGFDGGMPWHLPEDMKRFKELTVSHPVIMGRRTWESLNVKYRPLPNRDNIVVSHNPQYLALGATVVTDLDAALDIARQEAIPDDGLDRSEIWVIGGAQVFQEALPFASKAFVTKIQTSVDADTYAPDMDALVDAGLWEVADPGHWKRTQKDDSGIKRYRFVTYRKIG from the coding sequence ATGGAGCATGATAGTAGCCGCAACGGCTATCACGAACCGGAGCCCGGGTTCGCCGGGCAGGAGAAAGCCGATGATTGGGGTGATGACTTTCCCAAGACGTTTTCAGTGAACCTGATTTGGGCCGAAGCTGACGACAAAGACGGCCGTCCCGGTGCCATCGGGTTCGACGGCGGCATGCCTTGGCATCTGCCGGAGGATATGAAACGTTTCAAGGAGCTCACCGTCTCTCACCCGGTGATCATGGGACGCAGGACATGGGAGTCACTGAACGTGAAGTACCGCCCGCTGCCCAATCGTGACAACATCGTGGTATCGCACAATCCCCAGTATCTGGCGCTGGGCGCCACGGTCGTCACCGATCTGGATGCGGCGCTCGACATCGCGCGGCAGGAGGCCATTCCCGACGACGGGCTTGACCGCAGCGAGATCTGGGTGATCGGTGGAGCGCAGGTCTTCCAGGAGGCGCTGCCTTTCGCCAGCAAGGCGTTCGTGACGAAGATCCAGACCTCAGTGGACGCAGACACGTATGCGCCCGATATGGATGCTCTGGTCGACGCCGGCCTGTGGGAGGTCGCCGACCCCGGCCATTGGAAGAGAACGCAGAAGGACGACAGCGGAATCAAGCGGTACCGCTTCGTCACCTATCGCAAGATCGGCTGA